In Blautia sp. SC05B48, a single genomic region encodes these proteins:
- a CDS encoding sensor domain-containing diguanylate cyclase, with protein sequence MKKNHFELKNYVMATGVFILAVIAGILIFFECVQRAVQVNSQNTLKINVQRQSEHLRTILDINYQYLNEIASAMGRSEELFSEENKERLISIYEKTDLERAALIDKNGDAYYDNGVTKNVSHRRYFQEAISGEQTISDPLESSVDHKVRVVLGVPVYKDHKVIGVLGGSCNVTALSHMLFNDLFDGAGNSLLATSDGEIIAFDSGSASGTEITYGINLFKYYGEKNLKGKHALQDVQEDFKVGESGLVKLSLKERKEADRYLAYMPLGYNDWMICYAIPVKSAQQAYEFISGYEILFMGSFCILVLLLLLYIVVRNNQEKAELVRSAQKDALTGVYNRENTQKVIDAILREKAPEGFHGFLILDMDHFKEVNDVYGHVMGDNVLKMLGGFLKEQFREQDVIGRIGGDEFVILLCNIGSRKNMESRIKKLHEKLREIRMEGMGEHTFTFSAGIAFAPQDGDTFMELYQKADFALYQVKRSGRDGYRIYK encoded by the coding sequence ATGAAAAAGAATCACTTTGAATTAAAAAATTATGTTATGGCAACCGGCGTTTTTATCTTGGCGGTTATAGCAGGGATTCTTATTTTTTTCGAGTGTGTGCAGAGGGCTGTACAGGTGAATTCTCAGAATACATTGAAGATAAATGTGCAGAGACAAAGTGAACATTTGCGGACGATACTGGATATTAATTATCAATATCTGAATGAGATTGCCTCTGCAATGGGAAGATCAGAAGAACTTTTTTCAGAAGAAAATAAAGAACGACTGATATCTATTTATGAAAAGACAGACCTGGAGAGGGCTGCTCTTATTGATAAGAATGGAGATGCATACTACGACAATGGAGTAACCAAGAATGTTTCTCATCGCAGATATTTTCAGGAGGCTATCAGTGGAGAGCAGACCATCAGCGATCCCCTGGAAAGCAGTGTGGACCATAAGGTGCGGGTGGTTTTAGGTGTGCCGGTATACAAAGACCATAAAGTGATCGGTGTGTTGGGCGGATCCTGTAATGTTACAGCGCTGAGCCATATGCTTTTTAATGATCTTTTTGATGGAGCGGGAAACAGTCTTCTGGCTACAAGTGATGGAGAGATCATTGCCTTTGACAGTGGTTCGGCGTCTGGTACGGAGATCACATATGGAATCAATCTTTTTAAATATTACGGAGAAAAAAATCTTAAAGGAAAGCATGCTCTTCAGGATGTTCAGGAAGATTTTAAAGTTGGCGAAAGTGGTCTGGTGAAGCTTAGCCTCAAAGAGAGAAAAGAAGCAGACCGGTATCTGGCATATATGCCTCTTGGATACAACGACTGGATGATCTGTTATGCAATTCCTGTAAAAAGTGCACAGCAGGCTTATGAATTCATTTCTGGTTATGAAATCCTATTTATGGGAAGCTTCTGTATTCTGGTGCTGCTCCTGCTCCTGTATATTGTTGTAAGAAATAATCAGGAGAAAGCGGAATTGGTACGTTCTGCCCAGAAGGATGCGCTTACAGGCGTTTATAACAGAGAGAATACGCAGAAGGTGATCGATGCTATTCTGAGAGAAAAAGCTCCGGAAGGCTTTCATGGCTTTTTGATCCTGGATATGGATCATTTTAAAGAAGTGAATGATGTTTACGGACATGTCATGGGAGATAATGTATTAAAGATGCTGGGAGGTTTTCTTAAAGAGCAGTTCCGGGAACAGGATGTGATCGGGCGTATCGGCGGGGATGAGTTTGTGATCCTGCTCTGTAATATCGGTTCCCGGAAAAATATGGAGAGCAGAATAAAAAAACTTCATGAAAAGCTCAGGGAGATCCGTATGGAAGGCATGGGAGAGCATACATTTACTTTTAGTGCAGGAATTGCTTTTGCACCACAGGATGGAGATACCTTTATGGAACTGTATCAAAAAGCAGATTTTGCCCTTTATCAGGTAAAACGCTCCGGAAGGGATGGCTACCGGATCTATAAATAA